A single window of Candidatus Palauibacter australiensis DNA harbors:
- the sucC gene encoding ADP-forming succinate--CoA ligase subunit beta: MNIHEYQARAIFARHGIPVPEAEVAATAEEARAAAERFGGAVVVKAQVHAGGRGKAGGVKLAATPAEARESAEAILGMEIKGIEVRRVLVAPAEDIASEAYVGIVLDRARQADTIMVSSEGGVDIEEVAATMPEAIRKVAVDPRYGLLAHQASLLGHHLYDDPGQARQASSIIAKLYEAYRASGATLAEINPMIVNPAGEVKAIDAKMNIDDNALFRLPDIAALRDTQAENPAEVRARDAELSYIQLDGNVGCCVNGAGLAMATMDLVKYYGGEPANFLDIGGSSNPDKVVAALELITEDPKVDSILFNIFGGITRCDDVAKGIVEATGRMELGVPITIRLTGTNEEEGVAILESQGFEAMVDMDRAVETAVRRAGGGTNGATDGGTDGAADGGR, encoded by the coding sequence ATGAACATTCACGAATACCAGGCGCGGGCGATCTTCGCGCGGCACGGCATCCCGGTGCCGGAGGCCGAGGTCGCCGCGACGGCGGAGGAAGCCCGGGCGGCGGCCGAACGCTTCGGCGGCGCGGTCGTCGTCAAGGCCCAGGTGCATGCCGGGGGGCGCGGCAAGGCGGGCGGCGTCAAGCTCGCCGCGACGCCGGCGGAGGCGCGCGAGAGCGCCGAAGCCATCCTCGGGATGGAGATCAAGGGGATCGAGGTGCGGCGGGTGCTCGTCGCGCCGGCGGAGGACATCGCATCGGAGGCCTACGTCGGGATCGTGCTCGACCGGGCGCGCCAGGCGGACACGATCATGGTCTCGTCGGAGGGTGGTGTCGACATCGAGGAGGTGGCCGCGACGATGCCCGAGGCGATCCGAAAGGTCGCCGTGGACCCGCGCTACGGGCTCCTCGCCCACCAGGCATCGCTCCTCGGCCACCACCTGTACGACGACCCGGGCCAGGCACGGCAGGCCTCGTCCATCATCGCGAAGCTGTACGAGGCGTACCGGGCGAGCGGCGCGACGCTGGCGGAAATCAACCCGATGATCGTGAACCCCGCCGGGGAGGTGAAGGCGATCGACGCGAAGATGAACATCGACGACAACGCCCTCTTCCGGCTGCCCGACATCGCCGCGCTTCGCGACACGCAGGCGGAGAATCCGGCCGAGGTGCGGGCGCGCGATGCCGAACTCTCCTACATCCAGCTCGACGGCAACGTCGGGTGCTGCGTGAACGGGGCCGGCCTCGCGATGGCCACGATGGACCTGGTCAAGTACTACGGCGGCGAGCCCGCGAACTTCCTCGACATCGGGGGCTCCTCGAATCCGGACAAGGTCGTGGCGGCGCTCGAACTCATCACCGAGGACCCGAAGGTGGACTCGATTCTGTTCAACATCTTCGGTGGGATCACGCGCTGCGATGACGTCGCGAAGGGGATCGTGGAGGCGACGGGCCGCATGGAACTCGGGGTTCCGATCACGATCCGCCTCACGGGAACGAACGAGGAGGAGGGGGTCGCGATCCTCGAATCGCAGGGGTTCGAGGCGATGGTGGACATGGACCGGGCGGTGGAGACCGCTGTTCGCCGCGCGGGCGGCGGCACGAACGGCGCCACGGACGGCGGCACGGACGGCGCCGCCGACGGCGGCCGCTGA
- a CDS encoding phosphomannomutase/phosphoglucomutase, protein MPIHSGIFREYDIRGIVGDDLTETAAELVGRAFGTELADRPAPRVVVGQDNRPSSPALSAALCRGLCAAGVDVTTVGTVPTPALYFAAIEFGTDGAIQITGSHNPPEYNGIKMVRDGAALYGPAIRALRDRIEAEAFASGRGEVREAEILDRYVEEIAARGRVEGDVRMVLDCGNGVGSVVAVRALTAAGIDVDGLYCESDGTFPNHHPDPTVDEYIQDLMARVPGTGADLGVGLDGDADRIGAVTEEGKIIRGDHLLLLFAREVLAERPGAEVVFDVKCSQALPRVIRDHGGVPVMWKTGHSLIKERMRAGGSPIAGEMSGHICFADRFFGTDDAIYAAARLAGLVSRSGRRLSELAAEIPSYPATPELRLDCPEERKFGLVAEAVRFFRERYEVIDIDGVRVLFDGGWLLIRASNTQPAVVARVEADTEERLGEIAEVARTFLAGQGVDLPAI, encoded by the coding sequence ATGCCGATCCATTCCGGAATTTTCCGCGAATACGACATTCGCGGGATCGTCGGGGACGACCTGACGGAGACGGCGGCCGAACTCGTGGGGCGCGCCTTCGGGACCGAACTCGCGGACCGTCCGGCGCCGCGCGTCGTCGTCGGGCAGGACAACCGGCCCTCGTCTCCGGCGCTCTCGGCCGCGCTGTGCCGCGGGCTGTGCGCGGCCGGCGTCGATGTGACGACGGTCGGCACCGTCCCCACGCCGGCCCTCTACTTCGCGGCCATCGAGTTCGGGACGGACGGGGCGATTCAGATCACCGGATCCCACAATCCGCCCGAATACAACGGGATCAAGATGGTGCGGGACGGCGCGGCGCTGTACGGCCCGGCGATCCGCGCCCTGCGGGACCGGATCGAGGCGGAGGCCTTCGCGTCGGGCCGCGGGGAGGTGCGGGAGGCGGAGATCCTGGACCGCTACGTGGAGGAGATCGCCGCGCGGGGACGCGTCGAGGGCGACGTGCGCATGGTGCTCGACTGCGGGAACGGGGTGGGGAGCGTCGTCGCGGTGCGCGCCCTGACCGCCGCGGGCATCGACGTGGACGGCCTCTACTGCGAGTCGGACGGGACTTTCCCGAACCATCACCCGGACCCGACGGTGGACGAGTACATACAGGACCTCATGGCACGCGTGCCCGGGACCGGCGCGGACCTGGGCGTGGGGCTCGACGGCGACGCGGACCGGATCGGAGCGGTGACCGAGGAGGGGAAGATCATCCGGGGCGACCACCTGCTCCTTCTCTTCGCGCGGGAGGTGCTGGCGGAGCGGCCGGGGGCCGAGGTCGTGTTCGACGTGAAGTGCTCGCAGGCGCTGCCCCGGGTGATCCGGGACCACGGCGGCGTTCCCGTGATGTGGAAGACGGGGCACTCGCTCATCAAGGAGCGCATGCGGGCCGGGGGATCTCCGATCGCGGGTGAGATGAGCGGGCATATCTGCTTTGCGGACAGGTTCTTCGGCACCGACGACGCGATCTACGCGGCCGCCCGCCTCGCGGGTCTCGTGTCGCGCTCGGGACGCCGGCTATCGGAGTTGGCGGCGGAGATTCCGAGCTATCCGGCGACGCCTGAACTGCGCCTCGACTGCCCGGAAGAGCGGAAGTTCGGCCTCGTAGCGGAGGCGGTGCGCTTTTTCCGCGAGCGGTACGAGGTCATCGACATCGACGGCGTGCGCGTGCTGTTCGACGGCGGGTGGCTGCTGATCCGGGCGAGCAACACGCAGCCGGCCGTCGTGGCGCGCGTGGAGGCGGACACGGAGGAGCGCCTGGGGGAGATCGCGGAGGTGGCGCGGACGTTCCTGGCCGGTCAGGGGGTCGACCTGCCAGCGATTTGA
- a CDS encoding NADH-quinone oxidoreductase subunit H has product MNPVTGAAFALATVGKALLFFTVLMLAVMLATIFERKVCGFMQDRSGPNRVGPWGLLQVIADGLKNLLKEETMPEQAIRPFFLLAPVLAILPATILFAVIPFASPLPTQWGLVEMIVADVPIGFLYVLAIGSIGVYGVAMGGWASGSKYSLLGGLRGSAQMVSYEVALALSLVPLILLTGDVRAPEIVSMQQTFTAGPATYATWFVFPLLVGLFFFFVSGLAETNRLPFDMPEAEAELITGYHTEYSAMKFSMFMIGEFAHVITVAALVTVFFLGGWDIPFWQGDNIRVLSDGTVIGEPTWWKTLLTLGAFGVKTSLLVLVFVWIRWTLPRFRYDQLMDLGWKFMLEAVTVYILVIAFVILGIEAVGIPAGGWYAFVLFLVNLALAGALFFAMDRGTLIRGGAKGSKSAGGDAAGQGG; this is encoded by the coding sequence GTGAACCCGGTCACGGGCGCCGCCTTCGCACTCGCCACCGTGGGGAAGGCGCTGCTCTTCTTCACGGTGCTGATGCTCGCGGTCATGCTCGCCACGATCTTCGAGCGCAAGGTGTGCGGCTTCATGCAGGACCGGAGCGGCCCGAACCGCGTCGGCCCGTGGGGACTCCTGCAGGTCATCGCCGACGGGCTCAAGAACCTCCTCAAGGAAGAGACGATGCCGGAGCAGGCGATCCGGCCCTTCTTCCTCCTCGCGCCCGTCCTCGCGATCCTGCCGGCCACGATCCTGTTCGCCGTCATCCCCTTCGCCTCCCCGCTGCCCACGCAGTGGGGACTCGTGGAGATGATCGTGGCGGACGTGCCGATCGGCTTCCTCTACGTGCTCGCGATCGGCTCGATCGGCGTGTACGGCGTCGCGATGGGCGGCTGGGCCTCCGGGTCGAAGTACTCGCTGCTCGGCGGCCTGCGCGGCTCCGCCCAGATGGTGAGCTACGAGGTGGCGCTCGCGCTCAGCCTCGTCCCGCTCATCCTGCTGACCGGCGACGTGCGCGCCCCGGAGATCGTCTCCATGCAGCAGACGTTCACGGCGGGGCCGGCGACGTACGCGACGTGGTTCGTGTTTCCGCTCCTCGTCGGTCTCTTCTTCTTCTTCGTGTCGGGACTCGCGGAGACGAACCGCCTCCCGTTCGACATGCCCGAAGCGGAGGCCGAACTCATCACCGGATACCACACGGAGTACTCGGCGATGAAGTTCTCGATGTTCATGATCGGCGAGTTCGCGCACGTGATCACGGTCGCCGCGCTCGTCACGGTCTTCTTCCTCGGCGGGTGGGACATCCCGTTCTGGCAGGGGGACAACATCCGCGTGCTCTCCGACGGGACCGTGATCGGGGAGCCGACGTGGTGGAAGACGCTGCTCACGCTTGGCGCCTTCGGCGTGAAGACGTCGCTGCTCGTACTCGTCTTCGTCTGGATTCGGTGGACGCTGCCTCGCTTCCGCTACGACCAGCTCATGGACCTGGGCTGGAAGTTCATGCTGGAAGCGGTGACGGTCTACATCCTCGTCATCGCCTTCGTCATCCTCGGCATCGAGGCGGTCGGGATCCCGGCCGGCGGCTGGTACGCGTTCGTTCTTTTCCTCGTGAACCTTGCGCTCGCGGGGGCCCTCTTCTTCGCCATGGACCGGGGAACGCTGATCCGCGGCGGAGCGAAGGGGTCGAAGTCGGCCGGCGGCGATGCCGCGGGCCAGGGAGGGTAG
- the nuoK gene encoding NADH-quinone oxidoreductase subunit NuoK, protein MNEAGMTAALGLNGLIALFVSAILFSIGVIGVLLRRNAIIVFMCIELMLTAANLSLVAFSRMHGIEGQIFVFFVMAVAAAEAAVGLAIIIAIFRHYEVVDLDRFRLLKW, encoded by the coding sequence ATGAACGAGGCGGGCATGACGGCTGCCCTCGGCCTGAACGGGCTCATCGCCCTCTTCGTGAGCGCGATCCTGTTCTCGATCGGCGTGATCGGGGTCCTGCTGCGGCGCAACGCGATCATCGTCTTCATGTGCATCGAGCTGATGCTGACCGCCGCGAACCTGTCGCTCGTCGCCTTCTCGCGCATGCACGGGATCGAGGGGCAGATCTTCGTCTTCTTCGTCATGGCCGTGGCCGCGGCGGAGGCCGCCGTGGGGCTCGCGATCATCATCGCGATCTTCCGGCACTATGAAGTCGTGGACCTCGACCGCTTCCGGCTCCTGAAGTGGTGA
- a CDS encoding NADH-quinone oxidoreductase subunit J — translation MIQDFLFQAFAAGAILGAVIMVTRRNPVSAVIFLVGVFFATSGMFLMLDAHYIAAINVILYGGAIMVLFLFVLMLLNLGHADWRDLRGPVGGLIGGSISIAFLGVLTRLFVGGTDARPVVEVAGSALRDAAAEQGVVGVVARPLFTEYTIVLEVTGVLLLVSMVGTILLARRERGVSERERT, via the coding sequence GTGATCCAGGACTTCCTCTTCCAGGCCTTCGCGGCGGGCGCGATTCTGGGCGCGGTGATCATGGTCACGCGCCGGAATCCGGTCTCCGCCGTGATCTTCCTGGTCGGCGTGTTCTTCGCCACGTCGGGCATGTTCCTCATGCTGGACGCGCACTACATCGCGGCGATCAACGTGATCCTGTACGGCGGGGCCATCATGGTCCTGTTCCTCTTCGTCCTCATGCTCCTGAACCTGGGGCACGCGGACTGGCGCGACCTGCGGGGGCCGGTGGGCGGGCTCATCGGCGGCTCGATCTCCATCGCCTTCCTCGGCGTGCTCACGCGCCTCTTCGTGGGCGGCACGGACGCCCGGCCGGTCGTGGAGGTCGCGGGCAGCGCGCTGCGCGACGCCGCGGCGGAGCAGGGGGTCGTCGGCGTCGTGGCCCGGCCGCTCTTCACGGAGTACACGATCGTGCTCGAGGTCACCGGCGTCCTCCTGCTCGTGTCCATGGTGGGGACGATCCTCTTGGCGCGCAGGGAGCGGGGCGTGAGCGAGAGGGAGCGGACATGA
- a CDS encoding NADH-quinone oxidoreductase subunit N — protein MNHWVALLPEVVLSLAAMFILMRDAFVRTDARGAGAAGAEGAAGGGAGGGGRMSVDCLVTLYSIAGAFIASLWLLDASAPADAMIALDGFRVAADTILCGGALLVVSLSRDYLSREGLRSPEFHALILLALVGMMVLVAARDLILLFVGLELMSISVYILTGFVRKNPRSSEASLKYFIVGAFASAFVVYGMALLYGATGTTRLATAAERIAAAPAGGDLLLVAGIGLLLIGFAFKIAAVPFHMWAPDAYDGAPTPVTSFMATGVKAAAFIALLRVLTVDLGGAAEVWKGAVWWLAILTMIVPNLIALSQQDVKRMLAYSSVAHAGYLLVGVVAASELGRSASIFYLAAYTVVTAGSFAIVFHVAGRGDRNQRVRDYRGLGWRRPVLGAALLVFLLSLAGFPPTAGFVGKLYLLRAAVDAGEISLAVTLVLTSLVAYYYYLRVVWKMYFEAAPEDAHTPPPPRPGFNLVIGTCVALILLGGLFPGRIIDRAREALADSPAPGMVVQAEDPPAP, from the coding sequence GTGAATCACTGGGTCGCGCTCCTGCCCGAGGTCGTCCTGTCGCTGGCGGCGATGTTCATCCTCATGCGCGACGCCTTCGTGCGCACGGACGCGCGTGGCGCGGGCGCTGCGGGCGCGGAGGGGGCCGCGGGAGGCGGGGCCGGCGGCGGTGGGCGGATGTCCGTCGACTGCCTCGTCACGCTGTACTCGATTGCGGGCGCGTTCATCGCGAGCCTGTGGCTCCTGGACGCCTCCGCTCCGGCGGATGCGATGATCGCGCTCGACGGCTTCCGCGTGGCGGCGGACACGATCCTGTGCGGCGGAGCCCTGCTCGTGGTGTCGCTCTCGCGCGACTACCTGAGCCGGGAGGGGCTGCGCTCGCCGGAGTTCCACGCGCTGATCCTCCTCGCCCTCGTCGGGATGATGGTGCTCGTCGCGGCGCGCGACCTCATCCTCCTCTTCGTCGGCCTCGAGTTGATGTCGATCTCCGTGTACATCCTCACGGGGTTCGTGCGGAAGAACCCGCGCTCCTCCGAGGCGAGCCTCAAGTACTTCATCGTGGGCGCCTTCGCGAGCGCCTTCGTCGTGTACGGGATGGCGCTCCTCTACGGGGCCACGGGGACGACGCGCCTCGCCACCGCCGCCGAGCGGATCGCGGCCGCGCCGGCCGGGGGGGACCTCCTCCTCGTCGCCGGCATCGGCCTCCTGCTCATCGGCTTCGCGTTCAAGATCGCCGCCGTCCCCTTCCACATGTGGGCCCCGGACGCCTACGACGGCGCGCCTACGCCGGTCACCTCGTTCATGGCGACGGGGGTCAAGGCGGCCGCCTTCATCGCGCTCCTGCGCGTGCTGACCGTGGACCTGGGGGGCGCGGCGGAGGTGTGGAAGGGCGCCGTGTGGTGGCTGGCGATCCTGACCATGATCGTGCCCAACTTGATCGCGCTCTCGCAGCAAGACGTGAAGCGGATGCTGGCCTACTCCTCGGTGGCGCACGCCGGATACCTCCTCGTGGGCGTGGTCGCGGCCTCCGAACTGGGCCGCTCCGCCTCGATCTTCTACCTCGCGGCGTACACCGTGGTGACCGCGGGGAGCTTCGCCATCGTCTTCCACGTGGCGGGGCGGGGCGACCGGAACCAGCGCGTGCGCGACTACCGGGGGTTGGGCTGGCGGCGTCCGGTGCTCGGAGCCGCGCTCCTCGTCTTCCTCCTCTCGCTGGCGGGCTTCCCGCCCACGGCGGGCTTCGTCGGCAAGCTGTACCTGCTGCGCGCCGCGGTGGACGCGGGGGAGATCTCGCTTGCGGTCACGCTCGTCCTCACCAGCCTCGTCGCCTACTACTACTACCTCCGCGTGGTGTGGAAGATGTACTTCGAGGCGGCGCCCGAGGACGCCCACACGCCGCCGCCGCCCAGGCCGGGGTTCAACCTCGTGATCGGGACGTGCGTGGCGCTGATCCTGCTCGGCGGCCTCTTCCCCGGCCGCATCATCGACCGGGCGCGCGAGGCGCTCGCGGATTCGCCCGCGCCGGGCATGGTCGTCCAGGCCGAGGACCCGCCGGCCCCCTGA
- a CDS encoding NADH-quinone oxidoreductase subunit M: MTAFYDGHWILTALVVLPLVGGAACLVAPEARAKTIALATTLVLFALSLPLFWTFDTAEPGFQNLVSIPWIEAWGISYAVGLDGISILMILLTTFTMPLAVAGSFSYIRRRERAFYAMLLFLTTGMIGVFVALDLFLFYVFWEIMLIPMYFLIGVWGGERRIYSAVKFFLYTAVGSLLMLVAIVTLAWLFQDGSGAWSFAYEDLVSLELARRAQLWLFAGFALAFAIKVPLFPFHTWLPDAHVEAPTAGSVILAGVLLKMGVYGFLRFGLPFFPAAATDPMVVNAMLVLGLIGILYAAWVAAVQPDAKKLIAYTSVAHLGFVVLGVFGLTTQGIEGGILQMVNHGISTGALFLLIGMLYERRHSRQIADFGGIAKVMPVFAFALVVVALSSVGLPGTNGFVGEFLILVGTFRTHPWIAAIATTGVIFAACYMLPMVQRVLFNRLDREENRALTDVNRRERLILAPLLALILLIGVWPGPFLNRTRVSVEALIEHVETRSASTAAAEAVSIEAGRAAEADGSAQGGGGE; the protein is encoded by the coding sequence GTGACGGCCTTCTACGACGGGCACTGGATCCTGACCGCGCTCGTGGTGCTCCCCCTCGTGGGCGGCGCCGCCTGCCTCGTGGCGCCGGAGGCGCGCGCGAAGACCATCGCCCTCGCGACGACGCTTGTCCTGTTCGCGCTCTCGCTGCCGCTCTTCTGGACCTTCGACACGGCGGAGCCGGGGTTCCAGAATCTCGTCTCCATCCCGTGGATCGAGGCGTGGGGAATCTCCTACGCGGTGGGCCTGGACGGGATCTCCATCCTCATGATCCTGCTCACGACCTTCACGATGCCGCTGGCCGTGGCGGGCTCCTTCTCCTACATCCGGCGCCGCGAGCGCGCCTTCTACGCGATGCTCCTCTTCCTCACGACGGGGATGATCGGCGTCTTCGTCGCCCTCGATCTCTTCCTGTTCTACGTGTTCTGGGAGATCATGCTGATCCCGATGTACTTCCTCATCGGGGTCTGGGGCGGGGAGCGCCGGATCTATTCCGCCGTGAAGTTCTTCCTCTACACGGCGGTGGGCTCGCTCCTGATGCTGGTCGCGATCGTGACCCTCGCCTGGCTCTTCCAGGACGGCTCCGGGGCGTGGAGCTTCGCCTACGAGGACCTCGTGTCGCTTGAACTCGCGCGGCGCGCGCAACTGTGGCTCTTCGCGGGGTTCGCGCTCGCGTTCGCGATCAAGGTGCCGCTCTTCCCGTTCCACACCTGGCTGCCCGACGCGCACGTGGAGGCGCCGACGGCGGGTTCGGTGATCCTGGCCGGGGTGCTGCTCAAGATGGGCGTGTACGGGTTCCTCCGGTTCGGGCTCCCCTTCTTCCCGGCCGCGGCGACGGATCCGATGGTGGTGAACGCGATGCTCGTGCTGGGGCTGATCGGGATCCTCTACGCGGCCTGGGTGGCGGCGGTGCAGCCGGACGCGAAGAAGCTCATCGCCTATACGTCGGTCGCCCACCTCGGCTTCGTCGTGCTCGGCGTGTTCGGGCTCACGACGCAGGGGATCGAGGGCGGCATCCTGCAGATGGTGAACCACGGGATTTCGACGGGGGCGCTCTTCCTCCTCATCGGGATGCTGTACGAGCGGCGGCACTCGCGGCAGATCGCGGACTTCGGCGGCATCGCGAAGGTGATGCCGGTGTTCGCCTTCGCGCTCGTCGTCGTCGCGCTGTCCTCCGTCGGGCTGCCGGGGACGAACGGCTTCGTCGGCGAGTTCCTGATCCTCGTGGGGACGTTCCGGACGCACCCGTGGATCGCCGCCATCGCCACGACGGGCGTGATCTTTGCGGCCTGCTACATGCTGCCCATGGTGCAGCGCGTCCTCTTCAACCGCCTCGACCGCGAGGAGAACCGGGCGCTCACCGACGTGAACCGCCGGGAGCGGCTGATCCTCGCGCCGCTCCTCGCGCTGATCCTGCTCATCGGCGTGTGGCCGGGGCCCTTCCTGAACCGGACGCGGGTCTCGGTGGAGGCGCTGATCGAGCACGTGGAGACGCGGTCGGCGAGCACGGCCGCGGCGGAGGCCGTGTCCATCGAGGCCGGGAGGGCCGCCGAAGCCGACGGATCCGCCCAGGGCGGGGGAGGGGAGTGA
- a CDS encoding NADH-quinone oxidoreductase subunit I, whose protein sequence is MPGDVKVVERPRAESSYVRAAAKGMSITMRHLLSPNKKTQQYPDEKWELAPRTRGTHRMAVHEDGRAKCVACGLCPTVCPVNCIKLVPAEDESGERYAAIYEIDEFRCIFCGYCQEVCPVEAIHLGVHYENAEYSRERWVYDLERLVEQEHPVTALWDPQDPASQ, encoded by the coding sequence ATGCCTGGAGACGTGAAGGTCGTGGAGCGGCCGCGCGCCGAGAGTTCGTACGTGCGGGCGGCGGCGAAGGGGATGTCGATCACCATGCGGCACCTCCTGAGCCCGAACAAGAAGACGCAGCAGTACCCGGACGAGAAGTGGGAACTCGCGCCTCGCACGCGCGGGACGCACCGCATGGCGGTGCACGAGGACGGACGGGCGAAGTGCGTGGCCTGCGGCCTGTGCCCGACCGTGTGCCCGGTGAACTGCATCAAGCTGGTGCCGGCGGAGGACGAGAGCGGCGAACGCTACGCGGCGATCTACGAGATCGACGAGTTCCGCTGCATCTTCTGCGGCTACTGCCAGGAGGTGTGCCCGGTGGAGGCGATCCACCTCGGCGTGCACTACGAGAACGCGGAGTACTCGCGCGAGCGCTGGGTGTACGACCTCGAGCGGCTCGTCGAGCAGGAGCACCCCGTGACGGCGCTGTGGGATCCGCAGGACCCGGCGTCGCAGTGA
- a CDS encoding NADH-quinone oxidoreductase subunit L, with amino-acid sequence MSLGALAGPGPLSAGAAALAGQEGAAAGFQPVLPWLILALPLLGAAANGVGAFLWRDDKRIPTIVGPAALLGSFAVVLVNFIAMSGADLHGAEVVGLWNWIVSGDLRIGVDLQFDQLSMLMCMIVTGVGSLIHIYSVGYMRDDPGYSRYFSYLNLFVFFMLVLVLGASFPLMFVGWEGVGLCSYLLIGFWYENRDYANAGKKAFIMNRIGDAGFLVAMFLVFMAFGTLDFIPVLEAADGTLAYGGALVTGITLLLFLGCTGKSAQIPLHTWLPDAMAGPTPVSALIHAATMVTAGVYLIARTSVLFALSPVAQGVVAAVGAGTALFAASIAIRQYDIKKVLAYSTISQLGYMFLAVGVGAFTAGVFHLMTHAFFKALLFLGAGAVIHAVHHAWAHGDGHGDGEHGDGHGDAHGDGHGDAHGDPNDMRNHGGLRKFMPRTFVFMWVATLAIAGVPPLAGFFSKDEIIWYSGAYGYPILWGVALATALLTAVYMARLMVMTFHGGNRTFGHEGSAEAGRKLHEVPAVMWAPLAVLAVLSVVGGWANIPEALPLLPTVEWLHHWLEPVFAPAIAVKEAHGFAPEYRSPVGGGEALWAVISAAIAIAAVVGTVRVLSPKPVPTEAEAAAPTGFARVLHDKWYVDELYDRAIVRPSLALWRACWRIVDAGIIDGAVNGAGRAARLLGWAGGQLQTGRVTTYLVAFMLGALLVLGVLS; translated from the coding sequence GTGAGCCTCGGCGCGCTGGCGGGCCCCGGACCGCTTTCGGCCGGCGCCGCCGCCCTCGCGGGGCAGGAGGGCGCGGCGGCCGGGTTCCAGCCGGTGCTTCCATGGCTCATCCTCGCCCTCCCGCTGCTCGGGGCGGCGGCGAACGGGGTCGGGGCCTTCCTGTGGCGCGACGACAAGCGGATCCCGACGATCGTCGGCCCCGCGGCGCTGCTCGGGAGCTTCGCCGTCGTCCTCGTGAACTTCATCGCGATGAGCGGCGCGGATCTGCACGGCGCCGAAGTCGTCGGCCTGTGGAACTGGATCGTGTCCGGGGACCTCCGCATCGGGGTCGACCTCCAGTTCGACCAGCTCTCGATGCTGATGTGCATGATCGTGACGGGGGTCGGGAGCCTGATCCACATCTATTCCGTCGGCTACATGCGCGACGATCCCGGCTATTCCCGCTACTTCTCGTATCTCAACCTGTTCGTCTTCTTCATGCTCGTCCTCGTCCTCGGGGCCAGCTTCCCGCTCATGTTCGTGGGCTGGGAGGGCGTGGGGCTGTGCTCATACCTGCTCATCGGCTTCTGGTACGAGAACCGGGACTACGCGAACGCGGGCAAGAAGGCGTTCATCATGAACCGGATCGGCGACGCGGGCTTCCTCGTCGCCATGTTCCTGGTCTTCATGGCCTTCGGGACGCTGGACTTCATTCCCGTCCTCGAGGCGGCGGATGGGACGCTGGCGTACGGCGGCGCGCTCGTCACCGGCATCACGCTCCTCCTCTTCCTCGGCTGTACGGGGAAGTCGGCCCAGATTCCGCTCCACACCTGGCTTCCCGACGCCATGGCGGGTCCGACGCCGGTCTCGGCGCTCATTCACGCGGCGACGATGGTGACGGCGGGGGTCTATCTCATCGCGCGCACCAGCGTCCTGTTCGCGCTCTCGCCCGTGGCCCAGGGCGTGGTGGCGGCGGTGGGGGCGGGGACGGCGCTGTTCGCGGCCTCGATCGCGATCCGGCAGTACGACATCAAGAAGGTGCTCGCCTACTCCACGATCTCGCAGCTCGGCTACATGTTCCTCGCCGTCGGAGTGGGGGCGTTCACGGCCGGGGTCTTCCACCTGATGACGCACGCCTTCTTCAAGGCGCTCCTCTTCCTGGGTGCGGGGGCCGTGATCCACGCCGTGCACCACGCGTGGGCGCACGGAGACGGGCACGGCGACGGCGAGCATGGCGACGGGCACGGAGACGCGCACGGCGACGGGCACGGAGACGCGCACGGCGACCCGAACGACATGCGGAACCACGGCGGGCTCCGGAAGTTCATGCCCCGCACGTTCGTCTTCATGTGGGTCGCGACGCTCGCGATCGCGGGGGTGCCGCCGCTGGCCGGGTTCTTCTCGAAGGACGAGATCATCTGGTATTCGGGGGCGTACGGATACCCGATCCTGTGGGGCGTGGCGCTGGCCACCGCGCTGCTCACGGCGGTGTACATGGCCCGGCTCATGGTGATGACCTTCCACGGGGGGAACCGGACCTTCGGCCACGAGGGGTCGGCGGAAGCGGGACGGAAGCTGCACGAGGTGCCCGCCGTCATGTGGGCGCCGCTGGCGGTGCTCGCGGTCCTCTCGGTAGTGGGTGGATGGGCGAACATCCCCGAGGCGCTGCCGCTGCTCCCGACCGTCGAGTGGCTGCACCACTGGCTGGAGCCGGTGTTCGCGCCGGCGATCGCCGTCAAGGAGGCGCACGGCTTCGCGCCCGAGTACCGGTCGCCCGTCGGGGGCGGCGAGGCGCTGTGGGCGGTGATCTCCGCCGCCATCGCGATCGCGGCCGTCGTGGGGACCGTCCGCGTCCTGTCGCCGAAGCCGGTGCCGACGGAGGCGGAGGCGGCGGCGCCGACCGGCTTCGCCCGCGTGCTGCACGACAAGTGGTACGTGGATGAACTGTACGACCGCGCGATCGTCCGCCCCTCGCTCGCCCTGTGGCGCGCCTGCTGGCGGATCGTGGACGCGGGGATTATCGACGGCGCGGTGAACGGCGCGGGGCGCGCCGCCCGCCTCCTCGGCTGGGCCGGGGGACAGCTCCAGACGGGCCGGGTGACGACCTACCTCGTCGCCTTCATGCTCGGGGCCCTGCTCGTCCTCGGGGTGCTCTCGTGA